Part of the Halalkalibacter krulwichiae genome is shown below.
CTAAGGAACAGACAGAAGGAAAAACACCGTCTTTCTCCGTAACATATGATTGCATAGGCAAGTTCCTCTCAAACAAAATTATGGGTAAGATTATAGCATTTTATTGAGTTGGAGAAAAGTTGTACAGATCATTCAATATATGTAGAGATTGAATTTTTTAGTTATTGAATAGTACATATTTTAAAGGACTTTTCATAATTAAATCGAATTACACTAGTATAAACAAGTTCTTATTATAAGGAGTGTTAGCATGATTTATCCGTATAAAGGAAAGACACCTGTTGTTGATGAGTCTGTCTTTATAGCTCCAGGTGCAGCCGTAATTGGTGATGTTGTAGTAGGGGAACAGTCTAGCATATGGTTCAATGCGGTATTACGAGGTGATGAAGGAAAAATAGAGATTGGGAATAGGTGTAGCGTTCAAGATAATGTATCGATACATCTCTTTGAAGGAATGCCAGTGATTGTTGAAGATGAAGTAACGATAGGCCACAATGCGATTATTCACGGTAGTAAGATTGGTAGAAGGTCAATAGTTGGAATGGGTTCTACTATTCTAGATGGAGTTGAAATAGGGGAGGAGTGTATCATTGGTGCTAATACGTTCATTCCTCAAGGAAAGAAGATTCCTCCACGTTCTTTAGTGATTGGTTCTCCTGGTGAAGTCGTTCGCTCACTAAATGAAAAAGATTTAGATCTAATACAACTTTCCATTGATACATACATTAAGCGAGGGCAGGAATACAAAGAGGAATTATAAATGACATGGCAGAAAGCATTCCAAATGGGGTGCTTTTCTTTTTCGCTCAATGAAAAATATACCTTTATTAAATTGGTCAGTTTAAGCTATAAACGTGATATTATTAGTAGTATATGCAATGATACATGTTCTCTTTCGAAGAAGATAAACTAGCCAGAATACTTTCAAAGGATTGATCACAAATGCTAGACAAATATATATCCGAAGTAACAGAGCGTTGTCGCAAGAATGGGCTCGATCCGAGTGTGATACCTTCTTTTCAAAAAGCTACTGATGAAGAGTTGAAGAGAATTCAAGAAGAATATAGAGATACGTTAACGGTTATTCGATTTTTTATCACGAAATTCTTGTCTAAAAGTGAAGGCATTCCATTAATGGTTACAGTGACTGATGATCAAGGTACCTTTATAGAGTATTTTGGCGATAAAACTTTTGAAGAAACAGTTGCGAAGCAAACGGGTTTGCAAAAGGGGATTAAGTTTACGGAGGATCAAGCAGGAGTTAGTTCGCTC
Proteins encoded:
- a CDS encoding gamma carbonic anhydrase family protein — encoded protein: MIYPYKGKTPVVDESVFIAPGAAVIGDVVVGEQSSIWFNAVLRGDEGKIEIGNRCSVQDNVSIHLFEGMPVIVEDEVTIGHNAIIHGSKIGRRSIVGMGSTILDGVEIGEECIIGANTFIPQGKKIPPRSLVIGSPGEVVRSLNEKDLDLIQLSIDTYIKRGQEYKEEL